In Streptomyces sp. NBC_01408, one DNA window encodes the following:
- a CDS encoding DoxX family protein, which translates to MTRTEVPARVRERPSRYALLREQASRYALLPLRIFLGVTFVYAGLDKLTDSAFLSASGDGSIGQTMESTRDASAVPALVDLALEDPVGFAVALAIGEILVGLGVLAGLLTRVAAVGGALISLSLWLTVSWAVPRYYYSQDLIYLMAWIPFILAGASYLSLDSLIRSRRSRRTA; encoded by the coding sequence GTGACTCGAACTGAAGTCCCCGCCCGCGTACGGGAACGGCCTTCCCGCTACGCACTGCTCCGCGAACAGGCCTCCCGGTACGCGCTGCTCCCGCTGCGGATCTTCCTCGGCGTGACCTTCGTCTACGCGGGTCTGGACAAGCTGACCGACTCCGCGTTCCTGTCCGCGTCCGGCGACGGCTCCATCGGGCAGACGATGGAATCGACGCGCGACGCCTCCGCCGTCCCCGCTCTGGTCGACCTGGCCCTGGAGGATCCCGTCGGTTTCGCGGTCGCCCTGGCCATCGGGGAGATCCTCGTCGGCCTCGGTGTCCTGGCCGGCCTGCTGACGCGCGTCGCCGCCGTCGGCGGTGCGCTGATCTCGCTGAGCCTGTGGCTCACCGTGTCGTGGGCCGTCCCCCGCTACTACTACAGCCAGGACCTGATCTACCTGATGGCCTGGATCCCCTTCATCCTGGCCGGGGCGTCCTACCTCTCGCTGGACTCGCTGATCCGGTCGCGGCGGTCGCGCCGTACCGCGTAG
- a CDS encoding chorismate mutase → MTTATATAAATSTTAPEQLIADSRMRIDALDDRIIGLIQERMAVSTVIQEARISSGGRRVHLSREMEVLSHWSDALGKPGTALAMTLLELCRGRV, encoded by the coding sequence ATGACCACCGCCACTGCCACCGCCGCCGCCACCTCCACCACCGCCCCCGAGCAGCTGATCGCCGACTCCCGGATGCGCATCGATGCCCTCGACGACCGGATCATCGGCCTGATCCAGGAGCGGATGGCCGTCTCCACGGTCATCCAGGAGGCCCGGATCTCCTCCGGCGGCCGGCGGGTGCACCTGTCCCGCGAGATGGAGGTGCTCTCGCACTGGAGCGATGCTCTCGGAAAGCCCGGGACCGCACTCGCCATGACCCTGCTGGAGCTCTGCCGGGGCCGCGTGTGA
- a CDS encoding helix-turn-helix transcriptional regulator, giving the protein MSTDYQQARAALGVRLRELRESCPGSRLTGTALAARLGWTQSKVSKLETGRQTATAEDLRAWAAGVGQPESAEELLSRLRGLESHIRSWRRQLAAGLRPVQDAHNAAQADARVLRAWESSWIVGVLQTPDYARAVLSRFADLHRTPRDVEEAVRSRMKRQEGLYDSGKHYRILLWEAVLHSRICAPSVLAAQLDRLQGVIGLDTVELGIVPLEAALKIPPGLGFWIYDDRQVVVETWHAELWLDDTDSVATHLRVWKTLREAAVFGADAQRLISRARRAVDA; this is encoded by the coding sequence GTGAGCACGGACTATCAGCAGGCGAGAGCGGCCCTGGGCGTACGGCTACGGGAGCTGCGTGAGTCCTGTCCTGGAAGCCGGCTCACCGGTACGGCGCTGGCGGCACGACTTGGCTGGACGCAGTCGAAGGTCAGCAAGCTGGAGACCGGGCGGCAGACAGCGACGGCCGAAGACCTGAGGGCGTGGGCGGCGGGAGTCGGGCAACCGGAATCGGCGGAGGAGCTGCTGTCCCGGCTGCGCGGACTGGAGTCCCACATCCGCTCATGGCGCCGCCAGCTGGCCGCGGGACTGCGCCCGGTGCAGGACGCGCACAATGCGGCACAGGCCGATGCGAGAGTGCTCCGCGCGTGGGAATCGTCCTGGATCGTCGGCGTGCTTCAGACGCCCGATTACGCACGTGCGGTCCTGAGTCGCTTCGCCGATCTGCATCGGACGCCGAGGGACGTGGAGGAAGCCGTGCGTTCCCGGATGAAGCGGCAAGAGGGACTGTACGACTCCGGCAAGCACTATCGGATCTTGTTGTGGGAAGCGGTTCTCCATTCCCGGATCTGTGCACCTTCCGTGCTTGCTGCTCAGCTCGACCGCCTACAGGGGGTGATCGGCCTTGACACGGTGGAACTGGGGATCGTCCCCCTTGAGGCGGCCCTGAAGATCCCGCCAGGTCTCGGGTTCTGGATCTACGACGACCGGCAGGTGGTCGTGGAAACCTGGCACGCGGAGCTCTGGCTGGATGACACCGACAGCGTCGCCACTCACCTGCGGGTCTGGAAGACGCTTCGGGAAGCTGCCGTCTTCGGGGCGGACGCACAGCGTTTGATCAGCCGGGCTCGCCGGGCCGTCGATGCATGA
- a CDS encoding GMC oxidoreductase has translation MSYDYDVIVIGSGFGGSVSALRLTEKGYRVGVLEAGRRFTRESLPKNSWDLRNYLWAPALGLYGIQRIHLLGNVMVLAGAGVGGGSLNYANTLYVPPAAFFEDRQWASITDWREELAPYYDQAKRMLGVRLNPTLTPSDVHLKAAAEKMGVSDSFHMAPVGVFFGDGEDAEGRAKVRPGEEVPDPYFGGAGPSRKACTECGECMTGCRHGAKNTLNENYLHLAETAGAVIHPMTTVTALSAHPDGGYRVRTVPTDARRRGRAKVLRARYVVVAAGTYGTQTLLHTMKDQGELPHLSDRLGELTRTNSEGLVGAQTDDRRYRRRHGSERRADFTRGVAITSSVHPNADTHIEPVRYGKGSNAMGFMTVLQVPYGKHRVRAWLARTAKHPVQLARSLSNRRWSERTIIGLVMQSLDNSLTTYRKPGGIGKGLLTARQGHGAPNPVQIAEATQAATLLAEEINGFAGSNVGELMGTPLTAHFLGGCPIGASAAEGVVDPYHRLYGYPGISVVDGAAVSANLGVNPSLTITAQAERAMSYWPNKGERDPRPEQGAAYTRLAAVEPSRPVVPAEAFGALRLPFLGIPEIPPKREHGDAVKQ, from the coding sequence GTGTCGTACGACTACGACGTCATCGTCATCGGATCGGGCTTCGGGGGATCGGTATCCGCCCTGCGCCTCACCGAGAAGGGGTACCGGGTCGGCGTCCTGGAGGCAGGGCGCCGGTTCACCCGCGAGAGCCTGCCGAAGAACAGCTGGGACCTGCGCAACTACCTGTGGGCCCCGGCCCTCGGGCTCTACGGGATCCAGCGCATCCACCTGCTCGGCAACGTGATGGTCCTCGCGGGCGCCGGCGTGGGCGGCGGTTCCCTCAACTACGCCAACACCCTGTACGTCCCGCCCGCCGCCTTCTTCGAGGACCGGCAGTGGGCCTCCATCACCGACTGGCGCGAGGAACTCGCCCCGTACTACGACCAGGCCAAGCGGATGCTCGGCGTACGGCTCAACCCGACGCTGACCCCCTCCGACGTTCACCTCAAGGCCGCCGCCGAGAAGATGGGCGTGTCCGACTCCTTCCACATGGCCCCGGTCGGCGTCTTCTTCGGGGACGGCGAGGATGCCGAGGGCCGCGCGAAGGTCCGGCCCGGCGAGGAGGTGCCCGACCCCTACTTCGGCGGCGCCGGCCCCTCCCGCAAGGCCTGCACCGAATGCGGCGAGTGCATGACCGGCTGCCGCCACGGCGCGAAGAACACCCTGAACGAGAACTACCTGCACCTCGCCGAAACGGCCGGAGCCGTCATCCACCCGATGACCACCGTCACCGCGCTCTCCGCGCACCCGGACGGCGGCTATCGCGTCCGCACGGTCCCCACCGACGCCCGCCGCAGGGGCCGCGCGAAGGTGCTGCGCGCCCGCTACGTGGTCGTCGCGGCGGGTACGTACGGCACGCAGACCCTGCTGCACACGATGAAGGACCAGGGCGAACTGCCGCACCTGTCGGACCGGCTCGGCGAGCTGACCCGGACCAACTCGGAGGGCCTGGTCGGCGCGCAGACCGACGACCGCCGCTACCGCAGGCGGCACGGCAGCGAGCGGCGGGCCGATTTCACCCGGGGCGTGGCGATCACCTCCTCGGTGCACCCCAACGCCGACACCCACATCGAGCCCGTCCGCTACGGCAAGGGCTCCAACGCCATGGGGTTCATGACCGTCCTTCAGGTCCCGTACGGCAAGCACCGGGTGCGGGCGTGGCTGGCCCGGACCGCGAAGCACCCCGTACAGCTGGCGCGCTCGCTGTCCAACCGGCGCTGGTCGGAGCGGACCATCATCGGCCTGGTCATGCAGTCGCTGGACAACTCCCTGACGACCTACCGCAAGCCCGGCGGCATCGGGAAGGGACTGCTCACCGCCCGCCAGGGCCACGGCGCCCCGAACCCGGTACAGATCGCGGAGGCCACGCAGGCCGCGACCCTGCTGGCCGAGGAGATCAACGGCTTCGCGGGCAGCAACGTGGGCGAGCTGATGGGCACCCCGCTGACCGCGCACTTCCTCGGCGGCTGCCCCATCGGCGCCTCGGCGGCGGAGGGCGTGGTGGACCCGTACCACCGGCTCTACGGATACCCCGGCATCTCGGTGGTGGACGGCGCCGCGGTCTCCGCGAACCTCGGGGTGAACCCGTCGCTGACGATCACGGCGCAGGCGGAGCGGGCGATGTCGTACTGGCCGAACAAGGGCGAGCGGGACCCGCGGCCCGAGCAGGGTGCGGCCTACACCCGCCTCGCGGCGGTGGAACCCTCCCGCCCGGTGGTCCCGGCGGAGGCCTTCGGCGCGCTGAGGCTGCCGTTCCTCGGCATTCCGGAGATCCCGCCGAAGCGGGAGCACGGGGACGCGGTGAAGCAGTGA
- a CDS encoding serine/threonine-protein kinase, translating into MEQQTGAGAVLASRYRLVEPIGSGGMGKVWRAHDELLHRTVAVKELTAGLYVAQADRDVLHARTQKEARAAARIQHPAVVTVHDVLEHDDRPWIVMEYIDGPSLAEAAKAAGRIEPREAARIGLHVLGALRAAHAVGVLHRDVKPGNVLLAKDGRVLLTDFGIAAIEGDSSITRTGELVGSIDYLAPERVTGGAPDPASDLWSLGATLYTAVEARSPFRRTSPISSLQAVVNDEPPALRQAGALGPVITALLRKDPAHRPSAVQAERMLLEAMEGREPRAAQEYVPTRAVTSEELAPVQDRPEEPAPQGGTAQTASLPEPAGSGTVSAAVPAGQGGGWVKRAAVVALVAALLGGGGVFGVLKYTGDRGTDGGPDKAASSAGGQSGGDGKPQAAAPPAGYSKVTDPTGFTLFVPDGWTRMVNGNQIDYTPDNGNHYIRIAADPTPDYKDPFAHLLDLERQVQKRTDYKRERLEPNNFRDTIRAAAWEFSWTEKGVHAGPRRAIEQMYIAPDGTEYAVYMTSPVSVWSTTRQQFDVVLSGWEPPAKKS; encoded by the coding sequence GTGGAACAGCAGACAGGTGCGGGCGCCGTGCTCGCGAGCCGGTACCGGCTCGTCGAGCCCATCGGCAGCGGCGGCATGGGCAAGGTGTGGCGCGCGCATGACGAGCTGCTGCACAGGACGGTCGCCGTCAAGGAACTGACGGCGGGTCTGTACGTCGCCCAGGCCGACCGGGACGTCCTGCACGCCCGGACGCAGAAGGAGGCACGGGCCGCGGCCCGCATCCAGCACCCGGCGGTCGTCACCGTCCACGACGTGCTCGAACACGACGACCGGCCGTGGATCGTCATGGAGTACATCGACGGCCCCTCGCTGGCGGAGGCCGCCAAGGCGGCGGGCCGGATCGAGCCGCGCGAGGCGGCCCGGATCGGGCTCCACGTCCTGGGCGCGCTGCGCGCCGCGCACGCGGTGGGCGTCCTGCACCGGGACGTGAAGCCGGGCAACGTGCTGCTCGCCAAGGACGGCCGGGTGCTGCTCACGGACTTCGGGATCGCCGCGATCGAGGGCGACTCGTCCATCACGCGCACCGGTGAACTGGTCGGCTCCATCGACTACCTGGCGCCCGAGCGGGTCACCGGCGGTGCTCCCGACCCGGCCTCCGACCTGTGGTCCCTCGGCGCGACCCTGTACACGGCGGTGGAGGCCCGCTCGCCGTTCCGCCGTACGTCGCCCATCTCCAGCCTCCAGGCCGTGGTGAACGACGAGCCGCCGGCCCTGCGCCAGGCGGGTGCGCTGGGGCCGGTCATCACGGCCCTGCTGCGCAAGGATCCGGCGCACCGGCCGTCGGCCGTGCAGGCCGAGCGGATGCTGCTGGAGGCGATGGAGGGCCGGGAGCCGAGGGCGGCGCAGGAGTACGTACCGACGCGCGCGGTGACTTCGGAGGAGCTCGCCCCGGTGCAGGACCGTCCCGAGGAGCCGGCCCCGCAGGGGGGCACCGCGCAGACGGCCTCGCTGCCGGAGCCCGCCGGGTCCGGGACGGTGTCCGCGGCCGTGCCCGCCGGCCAGGGCGGCGGCTGGGTCAAGCGCGCCGCGGTGGTGGCACTGGTGGCGGCGCTGCTCGGCGGCGGCGGTGTGTTCGGGGTCCTCAAGTACACCGGGGACCGGGGGACGGACGGCGGTCCGGACAAGGCCGCGAGCTCGGCGGGCGGGCAGTCGGGCGGCGACGGGAAGCCGCAGGCGGCGGCGCCGCCGGCCGGCTACAGCAAGGTCACCGACCCCACCGGGTTCACCCTCTTCGTCCCGGACGGCTGGACGCGCATGGTGAACGGCAACCAGATCGACTACACACCGGACAACGGGAATCACTACATCCGGATCGCCGCCGACCCCACGCCGGACTACAAGGACCCGTTCGCGCACCTGCTCGACCTGGAGAGGCAGGTGCAGAAGCGGACGGACTACAAGAGGGAGCGGCTGGAGCCGAACAACTTCCGCGACACGATCCGGGCCGCGGCCTGGGAGTTCAGCTGGACGGAGAAGGGCGTGCACGCCGGACCTCGCCGGGCCATCGAGCAGATGTACATCGCTCCGGACGGCACCGAGTACGCGGTCTACATGACGAGCCCCGTCTCCGTCTGGAGCACGACCCGCCAGCAGTTCGACGTGGTGCTCAGCGGCTGGGAGCCGCCTGCCAAGAAGTCGTGA
- the guaA gene encoding glutamine-hydrolyzing GMP synthase, translating to MPEAPSAAHDSAPDTVLVVDFGAQYAQLIARRVREARVYSEIVPSSMPVAEMLAKNPKAIILSGGPSSVYEEGAPQLDRSLFEAGVPVFGMCYGFQLMAVTLGGQVDNTGAREYGRTPLAVSKAGSTLFEGTPEHQSVWMSHGDACSAAPEGFTVSASTDVVPVAAFENDEKKLYGVQYHPEVMHSTHGQQVLEHFLYRGAGLSPTWTTGNIVEEQIAAIREQVGDKRAICGLSGGVDSAVAAALVQKAIGSQLTCVYVDHGLMRKGETEQVEKDFVAATGVQLKVVDAQERFLNALAGVSDPETKRKIIGREFIRVFEQAQLEILQEDGPAVAFLVQGTLYPDVVESGGGTGTANIKSHHNVGGLPDDIEFELVEPLRQLFKDEVRMVGQELGLPDEIVQRQPFPGPGLGIRIVGEVTKERLDLLREADAIARHELTAAGLDREIWQCPVVLLADVRSVGVQGDGRTYGHPIVLRPVSSEDAMTADWTRMPYEVLARISTRITNEVPDVNRVVLDCTSKPPGTIEWE from the coding sequence GTGCCAGAAGCACCCTCCGCCGCCCACGACAGCGCCCCGGACACGGTTCTCGTCGTCGACTTCGGCGCCCAGTACGCCCAGCTCATCGCCCGCCGCGTCCGCGAGGCACGGGTCTACAGCGAGATCGTGCCGAGCTCGATGCCCGTCGCCGAGATGCTGGCCAAGAACCCGAAGGCGATCATCCTCTCCGGCGGCCCGTCCTCCGTGTACGAGGAGGGTGCCCCGCAGCTCGACCGCTCCCTGTTCGAGGCCGGCGTCCCCGTCTTCGGCATGTGCTACGGCTTCCAGCTGATGGCGGTCACCCTCGGTGGCCAGGTCGACAACACCGGCGCCCGCGAGTACGGCCGCACCCCGCTGGCCGTCTCCAAGGCCGGCTCCACCCTCTTCGAGGGCACCCCCGAGCACCAGTCGGTGTGGATGTCCCACGGCGACGCCTGCTCCGCCGCCCCCGAGGGCTTCACCGTCAGCGCGTCGACCGACGTCGTACCGGTCGCGGCCTTCGAGAACGACGAGAAGAAGCTGTACGGCGTGCAGTACCACCCCGAGGTGATGCACTCCACGCACGGCCAGCAGGTGCTGGAGCACTTCCTCTACCGCGGTGCGGGCCTGTCCCCGACCTGGACCACCGGCAACATCGTCGAGGAGCAGATCGCGGCCATCCGCGAGCAGGTCGGCGACAAGCGCGCCATCTGCGGCCTCTCCGGCGGCGTGGACTCCGCGGTCGCCGCGGCCCTCGTGCAGAAGGCCATCGGCTCGCAGCTGACCTGCGTGTACGTCGACCACGGCCTGATGCGCAAGGGCGAGACCGAGCAGGTCGAGAAGGACTTCGTCGCCGCCACCGGCGTGCAGCTGAAGGTCGTCGACGCGCAGGAGCGCTTCCTGAACGCGCTGGCCGGGGTCTCCGACCCGGAGACCAAGCGGAAGATCATCGGCCGCGAGTTCATCCGCGTCTTCGAGCAGGCCCAGCTGGAGATCCTCCAGGAGGACGGCCCGGCGGTCGCCTTCCTCGTGCAGGGCACCCTCTACCCGGACGTCGTCGAGTCCGGCGGCGGCACCGGCACCGCGAACATCAAGTCCCACCACAACGTGGGCGGGCTCCCCGACGACATCGAGTTCGAGCTCGTCGAGCCGCTGCGCCAGCTGTTCAAGGACGAGGTCCGGATGGTCGGCCAGGAGCTCGGCCTGCCCGACGAGATCGTCCAGCGCCAGCCCTTCCCCGGCCCCGGCCTCGGCATCCGCATCGTCGGCGAGGTCACCAAGGAGCGCCTGGACCTGCTGCGCGAGGCCGACGCCATCGCCCGCCACGAGCTCACCGCCGCCGGCCTGGACCGCGAGATCTGGCAGTGCCCGGTCGTCCTGCTCGCCGACGTCCGCAGCGTGGGCGTCCAGGGCGACGGCCGTACCTACGGCCACCCGATCGTGCTGCGCCCCGTCTCCTCCGAGGACGCCATGACCGCGGACTGGACGCGCATGCCGTACGAGGTCCTCGCGCGGATCTCCACCCGCATCACCAACGAGGTGCCGGACGTGAACCGCGTGGTCCTGGACTGCACGAGCAAGCCCCCGGGCACCATTGAATGGGAGTAG
- a CDS encoding class II aldolase/adducin family protein: protein MPDQPVPGPVPRPVPLERLGFEMPPVHDTVEEARAHRKERLAGALRLLGRLGYEDGVAGQVTARDPGFEDCYWVNPFGRAFGSLTAGDLLLVDGDGRVLQGERRVNELAFAVHAAVHRRRPEAVAVVRAQAPYGRALAALGELLAPVTAEACAFYEDHALLDGFVGDGAADADRIGRALGPYKALILRNRGLLTVGDSVEAAVWWFIAAERAAQVQLIARAAGKPVLIDHHDAVATRERFGSDLAAWVSCQPLLHNGDTPVASTS from the coding sequence ATGCCGGATCAGCCCGTACCCGGACCCGTACCGCGCCCCGTGCCCCTGGAGCGGCTCGGCTTCGAGATGCCCCCCGTGCACGACACCGTCGAGGAGGCCCGCGCCCACCGCAAGGAGCGGCTCGCCGGGGCGCTGCGGCTGCTGGGGCGGCTCGGGTACGAGGACGGGGTGGCCGGGCAGGTCACCGCGCGGGACCCCGGCTTCGAGGACTGCTACTGGGTGAACCCCTTCGGGCGGGCCTTCGGCTCCCTCACCGCCGGGGACCTGCTGCTCGTCGACGGGGACGGCCGGGTGCTCCAGGGGGAGCGCCGGGTCAACGAGCTGGCCTTCGCCGTGCACGCGGCGGTCCACCGGCGGCGCCCCGAGGCCGTGGCCGTCGTCCGTGCGCAGGCCCCGTACGGCAGGGCCCTGGCCGCCCTCGGTGAACTCCTGGCCCCCGTCACCGCGGAGGCCTGCGCCTTCTACGAGGACCACGCGCTGCTGGACGGGTTCGTAGGGGACGGGGCCGCCGACGCCGACCGGATCGGGCGCGCGCTGGGCCCGTACAAGGCGCTGATCCTGCGCAACCGCGGGCTGCTGACGGTCGGGGACTCGGTGGAGGCCGCCGTGTGGTGGTTCATCGCGGCGGAACGGGCGGCGCAGGTGCAGCTGATCGCGCGGGCGGCGGGGAAGCCGGTGCTCATCGACCACCACGACGCGGTCGCCACCCGCGAGCGGTTCGGGTCGGATCTCGCCGCCTGGGTGAGCTGCCAGCCGCTGCTCCACAACGGTGACACGCCGGTGGCGTCAACATCATGA
- a CDS encoding succinic semialdehyde dehydrogenase has protein sequence MTDSQAPAAPLRAAPQPTNPVAPAPAGARTAADVVTPDLVTRLTRGVIGSGRTANHTPFTGDRLAELPEATPEDVAEAFGRARAAQSAWAAVPVRERAAVLLRFHDLVLARQTEVLDLIQLETGKARLHAHEEVQAVAVAARHYGRKAPSYLRPKGHTGAMPTLTKVTELRQPRGVVGQIAPWNYPLELSVGDALPAFVSGNAVVMKPDTETALTALWARDLLIEAGLPAEVFQIVLGEGPVVGPEVVRHADYVSFTGSTRTGREVAQGAAARLVGVSLELGGKNAMLVLHDADIEKAAAGAVRACFSSAGQLCISIERLYVHASIADAFVERFAARTKAMRLGSALAYGADMGSLVGERQLETVQRHVDEAVAKGATLVAGGTARPDIGPLFYEPTILDGVEAPMAVCGEETFGPVVSVYRFTDEDEAIAEANATAYGLNSSVWTKDSRRGHAVAARLRTGTVNINEGYAPAYGSAQAPMGGMKDSGLGRRHGSEGILKYTEAQTVAHQRLLPMAPSLGMDDEKYAAFMTRSLQIMKALRLR, from the coding sequence ATGACGGACTCGCAGGCCCCTGCCGCCCCCCTCCGCGCCGCACCGCAGCCCACCAACCCGGTCGCCCCGGCACCGGCCGGCGCCCGCACCGCCGCCGACGTGGTGACCCCCGACCTGGTCACCCGGCTGACGCGCGGAGTGATCGGCTCCGGCCGCACCGCCAACCACACGCCCTTCACCGGCGACCGGCTGGCCGAACTGCCCGAGGCCACCCCCGAGGACGTCGCCGAGGCCTTCGGCCGGGCCCGCGCCGCCCAGAGCGCCTGGGCCGCCGTCCCCGTACGCGAGCGGGCGGCCGTCCTGCTGCGCTTCCACGACCTGGTCCTGGCCCGGCAGACCGAGGTCCTCGACCTCATCCAGCTGGAGACCGGCAAGGCCCGGCTGCACGCCCACGAAGAAGTCCAGGCCGTCGCCGTGGCCGCCCGCCACTACGGCCGCAAGGCCCCCTCGTACCTGCGCCCCAAGGGCCACACCGGCGCCATGCCCACCCTCACCAAGGTCACCGAGCTGCGCCAGCCGCGCGGGGTCGTCGGCCAGATCGCCCCCTGGAACTACCCCCTGGAGCTGTCGGTCGGCGACGCCCTGCCCGCCTTCGTCTCGGGCAACGCGGTCGTCATGAAGCCCGACACCGAGACCGCGCTGACCGCCCTGTGGGCCCGTGACCTGCTGATCGAGGCCGGACTGCCCGCCGAGGTCTTCCAGATCGTCCTCGGCGAGGGCCCCGTCGTCGGCCCCGAGGTGGTCCGCCACGCCGACTACGTCTCCTTCACCGGCTCCACCCGAACCGGCCGCGAGGTCGCCCAGGGCGCCGCCGCCCGCCTCGTCGGGGTCTCCCTCGAACTCGGCGGCAAGAACGCCATGCTCGTCCTGCACGACGCCGACATCGAGAAGGCCGCCGCGGGCGCCGTCCGCGCCTGCTTCTCCTCCGCGGGCCAGCTGTGCATCTCCATAGAGCGGCTCTACGTCCACGCCTCGATCGCCGACGCCTTCGTGGAGCGGTTCGCCGCCCGCACCAAGGCCATGCGCCTGGGCAGCGCCCTCGCCTACGGCGCCGACATGGGCTCCCTGGTCGGCGAGCGCCAGCTGGAGACCGTACAGCGGCACGTGGACGAGGCCGTGGCCAAGGGCGCCACGCTCGTCGCCGGCGGCACCGCCCGCCCCGACATCGGGCCGCTCTTCTACGAGCCCACCATCCTCGACGGGGTCGAGGCGCCGATGGCGGTGTGCGGCGAGGAGACCTTCGGCCCGGTCGTCTCCGTCTACCGCTTCACCGACGAGGACGAGGCGATCGCCGAGGCCAACGCCACCGCCTACGGCCTGAACTCCAGCGTGTGGACCAAGGACTCCCGCCGCGGCCACGCCGTCGCCGCCCGCCTGCGCACCGGCACCGTCAACATCAACGAGGGTTACGCCCCCGCCTACGGCAGCGCCCAGGCGCCCATGGGCGGTATGAAGGACTCCGGTCTCGGCCGCCGCCACGGCTCCGAGGGCATCCTCAAGTACACCGAGGCCCAGACCGTCGCCCACCAGCGACTGCTCCCGATGGCGCCCTCGCTGGGCATGGACGACGAGAAGTACGCGGCGTTCATGACCCGCAGCCTCCAGATCATGAAGGCCCTCCGACTGCGTTAG